The genomic window ATGCTGCTACACAAACAAATGAATTGCGTACAAGTAAATGCAACACTTCTTCTAAGTCGTACGGATTCTCGATTAATGCAAAATCTGTCTGCATGACATCTTCAACACGAATATCTCCAAGTTTATTAAAATCAACATCTTCAATGCTAGTTATGGCATCAATAACCAACGACATAGAAATCAATCCTCGTATTTTATAAGTTGAATCTAGGACCGGAATGACAGTATATCCTATCTTTGTTAAAACTAATAATGCATGATCTAAACGGTTCGTCATTTGGATATGCGCGACTTGTTCTGCAGGAATTAAGAATTTTTCTTTATTTTCTAATAGCATTTTTCCGATTTCTTTACCTATCATGTCTACTAATTTCCTTTCTCACTAATAACTCTCTATAACCATTTCAAGTGAACACATATTAAGCTAATAATATATCCTAACGCACTTGCTTTCTCTATTCATTTAAAGAGATTAACTCTTTTTGAGTTGTTAAACTCTGGCAAAAGAACACTCTAGCTCTTCAATAGGTCGATGTAATCTATCGTAATACGATACTTGAATGGTATCTTTAGTCGTTTCAACAATCGCATAGGTTTTTATTTTATGCGCTCCTCTAGGCAGTAAGATGCTACCAGGATTTAACACTAAAATCCCATCCATCATCTCTACTCCCAATTCATGAGTATGTCCAAAAAAAGCAAAGTTTGCTTGTGCCTCTTTTGCCGTAAACAGTAAAGTCTGCATAGACTTCTTCACATCATGTAAATGTCCATGAAGCCAAATTATTTTTTCTTGACCTATTTCTTTAGTCTGTAGCAGTGGATAGGATTGGTCAAAATCCATATTGCCCTTCACAGATTTCATATCTTTCCAAACTGAATCTGTTTCAGCTAACTCTGAATCGCCACAGTGAATCATTTCATCAACTTTTCCTTGATAGATTTTAATGAGCTCTATTAAAATATCTTGATCACCATGACTATCGCTTACAACTAATAACCTCATTTCATCCACTCCATTATCTATTTATTTAATCAATTAACCAGGTATCCCATACTTGTTCTAACTTCACTAATGCTTTTGCTCGATGACTTTTTTTATTTTTTTCTGCATCTGATAACTCTGCCATTGACTTTTCTATTTCTGTTACATAAAACAATGAATCGTAGCCAAAACCGTTATTTCCACGTGGTATTCCTAATATGATTCCCTCTACTTCACCTTCAACAACTAAACTTTGTTTATCAGGATAAGCTAACGCTAACGTGCAATGAAACTGTGCTGTTCTTAAGTTACTTGGAACATTTGTTAATTCGTGCAAAAGTTTTGCATTATTTGCAGCATCACTTTTGGGTTCACCAGCGTAACGAGCCGAAAAGATTCCTGGTCGTCCTTCTAAGGCATCTACCTTTAATCCTGAATCATCAGCTAGTACCATCACATTAAATTTATTTGCGATAGTCTCTGCTTTTAGCAAAGCATTTTCAGCAAATGTCGTTCCTGTCTCTTCTACTTCAGGAATATCAGGAAAATCTAATAACGTTTTGACTTGAATCCCTTTTTTAGCAAATAATGCTTCAAATTCACGAGCTTTGCCTTGATTGTTTGTTGCAATTAAAATAGTATCCGGCAAAATAGAACTCTGCTCCGTCGCTATCACCGGTTCTTGATTAAAAATTTGATTTTGAATAGCAATTAATTCTTCTATCCCTTTTTCTCCAAGTTCAAGCATCTCCATTAATTGTGAACCTGAAAATGTTGATTCTTCACCGGTACCTTGTATTTCTGAAAACTTACCACTTTCTGTCATCACGATATTCATATCAACCGCAGCAGAACTGTCTTCAGAATAATCTAAATCTAATAGAGCTTCATTATCTTTTGTTATACCAACACTGATAGCTGCAATGTTTTCTTTAATCGGATTTTCTTTGATTTGACCACTCTCTAATAAAGTTAAAACAGCTATTTTCATTGCAACAAAAGCACCAGTAATACTAGCTGTGCGCGTTCCACCGTCTGCTTGAATCACGTCACAATCTATTGTAATAGCCCGTTCACCTAACTTATCTAAATCAACTACAGAACGCAATGTACGAGCTATCAGACGCTGTATTTCCATTGTTCTACCTGTTAGCTTTCCTTTGGCAGATTCTCTTATCGTTCTTGTATTAGTAGCTCTAGGTAACATCGCATATTCAGCATGAATCCAACCTTTTCCTTGTCCACGCATAAACGGTGGAACTTTTGTTTCAACAGTTGCATTGCAGATAACTTTTGTATCGCCAAAAGTCACCAGTACCGAACCTTCAGGATGTTTTAAGTAATTCGTTTCAATCGTAACGTGGCGAAGTTCATTATTCTTTCTAGTATTTTTCCGCATAATTCCCTCAATTCTAACCTAGTTTTAAAGTCCTAA from Carnobacterium iners includes these protein-coding regions:
- the cbpB gene encoding cyclic-di-AMP-binding protein CbpB; this translates as MIGKEIGKMLLENKEKFLIPAEQVAHIQMTNRLDHALLVLTKIGYTVIPVLDSTYKIRGLISMSLVIDAITSIEDVDFNKLGDIRVEDVMQTDFALIENPYDLEEVLHLLVRNSFVCVAASDGSFTGIVTRSEILKATNRIAHEFENKYDVKRKKEYV
- a CDS encoding YfcE family phosphodiesterase, which produces MRLLVVSDSHGDQDILIELIKIYQGKVDEMIHCGDSELAETDSVWKDMKSVKGNMDFDQSYPLLQTKEIGQEKIIWLHGHLHDVKKSMQTLLFTAKEAQANFAFFGHTHELGVEMMDGILVLNPGSILLPRGAHKIKTYAIVETTKDTIQVSYYDRLHRPIEELECSFARV
- the rph gene encoding ribonuclease PH, whose translation is MRKNTRKNNELRHVTIETNYLKHPEGSVLVTFGDTKVICNATVETKVPPFMRGQGKGWIHAEYAMLPRATNTRTIRESAKGKLTGRTMEIQRLIARTLRSVVDLDKLGERAITIDCDVIQADGGTRTASITGAFVAMKIAVLTLLESGQIKENPIKENIAAISVGITKDNEALLDLDYSEDSSAAVDMNIVMTESGKFSEIQGTGEESTFSGSQLMEMLELGEKGIEELIAIQNQIFNQEPVIATEQSSILPDTILIATNNQGKAREFEALFAKKGIQVKTLLDFPDIPEVEETGTTFAENALLKAETIANKFNVMVLADDSGLKVDALEGRPGIFSARYAGEPKSDAANNAKLLHELTNVPSNLRTAQFHCTLALAYPDKQSLVVEGEVEGIILGIPRGNNGFGYDSLFYVTEIEKSMAELSDAEKNKKSHRAKALVKLEQVWDTWLID